One window of Sardina pilchardus chromosome 2, fSarPil1.1, whole genome shotgun sequence genomic DNA carries:
- the rab12 gene encoding ras-related protein Rab-12 — translation MDSRYEIQRRAGGSGFSGGSANASPALTGAQSRRKKMPPRPADYKLQIIIIGSRGVGKTSLMERFTDDTFCTACKSTVGVDFKIKTVELRGKKIRLQIWDTAGQERFNSITSAYYRGAKGIVLVYDITKQETFEDLPKWMKMIDKYASEEAELLLVGNKLDCETDRAITRQQGERFASRISGMRFCESSAKDNFNVDEIFHKLVDDVLSKMPLEIPSKELSNSVLSLQPEPEVPPELPPPRARCC, via the exons ATGGATTCGCGGTATGAGATTCAGCGGAGGGCCGGTGGAAGTGGCTTTAGCGGGGGCTCCGCCAATGCATCCCCCGCTCTCACCGGAGCCCAGTCTCGGCGCAAGAAGATGCCACCTAGACCGGCCGACTATAAACTTCAAATAATCATTATTGGCTCCAGGGGGGTTGGTAAAACCAGCCTAATGGAAAGGTTCACAGATGACACGTTTTGTACAGCCTGCAAGTCAACTGTTG gggTGGACTTCAAGATCAAAACGGTGGAGCTGCGCGGGAAGAAGATCCGTCTGCAGATctg GGACACAGCGGGACAGGAGCGCTTCAACAGCATCACATCGGCCTACTACCGAGGGGCCAAAGGCATCGTGCTGGTCTACGACATCACCAAGCAGGAGACCTTTGAGGACCTGCCCAAGTGGATGAAGATGATTGACAAG TATGCGTCTGAGGAAGCTGAGCTTCTGCTGGTGGGGAACAAGCTGGACTGTGAGACGGACCGGGCCATCACGCgacagcagggagagagg tTTGCCTCTAGGATATCTGGCATGCGCTTCTGTGAGTCGAGTGCCAAGGACAACTTCAATGTGGATGAGATCTTCCACAAGCTGGTTGACGACGTCCTAAGCAAA ATGCCTCTGGAGATCCCCAGTAAAGAGCTCTCCAACAGCGTCCTCTCCCTGCAGCCTGAGCCTGAGGTCCCTCCTGAGCTGCCTCCACCTCGAGCCCGCTGCTGCTGa